One genomic segment of Erinaceus europaeus unplaced genomic scaffold, mEriEur2.1 scaffold_344, whole genome shotgun sequence includes these proteins:
- the SLC19A1 gene encoding reduced folate transporter, with product MAGPTQEGEPGKAWGAVWRSERWQVGFLCFYGFVAQLRPGESFITPYLLSQNFTHKQVTNEITPVLSYTYLAVLVPVFLLTDLLRYTPVLVLQALAFVAVWLLLLLGSSVAHMQLMEACYALTMAARIAYSSYIFSLVRPRSYQRAAGLSRSAVLLGVFASSVLGQLLVSAAGLHLRTLNRVSLGFLLCSLLLSLLLRRPRRSLFFHPPAAGAAPSELCRMAPGPGAGGAERGGWRRRIPVRMLQALGGGLRRPSLRLWSLWWVCSSAGYYLIVYYVHVLWSVVDSATLYNGAADAASTLLGAVTSFAAGFVKIRWAVWGKLVIAAVMGLQAGLVLLMYTSRSIWLCYFAFVLFRGAYQFLVPIATSQIASSLSKELCALAFGVNTFLATVLKTCITLLVSDSRGLGLPVHSQFLIYSIYFLALSALYLLGAVWEGLRHLRKGHPPPLPVAQELSSPAEMAAQDGDLQQLSRPPPRPEPPTPPQD from the exons ATGGCAGGCCCCACCCAGGAGGGGGAGCCGGGGAAGGCGTGGGGCGCTGTGTGGAGGTCTGAGCGCTGGCAGGTGGGCTTCCTGTGCTTCTACGGCTTCGTGGCCCAGCTGCGGCCAGGGGAGAGTTTCATCACACCTTACCTGCTGAGCCAGAACTTCACACACAAACAG GTGACCAACGAGATCACGCCGGTGCTGTCGTACACCTACCTGGCGGTGCTGGTGCCGGTGTTCCTGCTGAcggacctgctgcgctacacgcCGGTGCTGGTGCTGCAGGCGCTGGCCTTCGTGGCcgtctggctgctgctgctgctgggcagCTCCGTGGCGCACATGCAGCTCATGGAGGCCTGCTACGCCCTGACCATGGCGGCCCGCATCGCCTACTCCTCCTACATCTTCTCTCTCGTGCGGCCCCGCAGCTACCAGCGCGCCGCCGGCCTGTCCCGCTCCGCCGTGCTGCTGGGCGTGTTCGCCAGCTCGGTGCTGGGCCAGCTGCTGGTGTCGGCCGCGGGCCTGCACTTAAGGACGCTCAACCGGGTGTCGCTGGGCTTCCTGCTCTGCAGCCTGCTGCTGTCGCTGCTCCTGCGCCGGCCCCGCCGCAGCCTCTTCTTCCACCCGCCCGCCGCAGGGGCTGCGCCTTCGGAGCTGTGCCGCATGGCTCCGGGACCGGGGGCCGGGGGCGCCGAGCGCGGGGGCTGGCGACGCCGGATACCGGTGCGCATGCTGCAGGCGCTGGGCGGGGGGCTGCGGCGGCCCTCCCTGCGCCTCTGGTCTCTCTGGTGGGTCTGCAGCTCAGCGGGCTACTACCTCATCGTCTACTACGTGCACGTGCTCTGGAGCGTGGTGGACAGCGCCACCCTGTACAACGGGGCTGCAGATGCCGCCTCCACCCTGCTCG GCGCCGTGACCTCCTTCGCAGCGGGCTTTGTGAAGATCCGCTGGGCCGTATGGGGGAAGCTGGTGATCGCGGCTGTGATGGGGCTGCAGGCCGGCCTGGTCCTTCTCATGTATACTTCTCGCAGCATCTGGCTCTGCTACTTTGCCTTCGTGCTGTTCCGGGGCGCCTAccagttcctggtccccatcgCCAC TTCCCAGATTGCGTCCTCGCTCTCCAAGGAGCTGTGCGCCCTAGCCTTCGGGGTTAACACCTTCCTGGCCACGGTCCTGAAGACCTGCATCACGCTCCTAGTATCCGACTCCCGGGGCCTGGGCCTCCCCGTCCACTCGCAG TTCCTCATCTACTCCATCTACTTCCTGGCGCTCTCAGCGCTCTACCTTCTGGGAGCCGTGTGGGAGGGGCTGCGGCACCTGCGCAagggccaccccccacccctgcccgtgGCTCAGGAGCTCAGCAGCCCTGCAGAGATGGCGGCCCAGGACGGGGACCTGCAGCAGCTGAGTCGGCCACCACCAAGGCCTGAGCCCCCCACGCCGCCCCAAGACTGA